The segment GCATTTTCCAAAGGAGGTACTATTATGTACATCTATATTGAAACACTGAGTATTAATGGAGGGATTGCAATTGCTTTCTTCATTCTTGCTTGGTTATGGTATAAAAGTAGATAAATAGTCACCTCAGCCCTGCGGGGCTTTTTTGTTTTTTGAAGATTATTATTTTTTATATAATTTTCTTAATTTTAGATATAGGACTAAAAAATATAAATAATTTAAAAATAGTAATTTTTCTTAAAATATATTATAGGTTTATTTTTTAAAATTATTAAAATTAAAAATTATTTAGTATTACTTTTAATTATAAGTAAATAAAGATTATATTTTATTGCTCAACAAAATTATAATACAACTCAAAAATTAGAAAATAAAAAACTGCTGAAAATGATAATTTTTAAACTATCAAATTCAACAGTTTTATTTTTTAGAAGTTATGTGTAAATCCTAACATTACCATATCATAGTAATAGTTTTTATTTACAAAAGCTAAATATCTAAGATTTACCAAGAAATCCTCTTGTAAGTAATAACCAATTCCAGCACTTAATACTCCAGTATCTCTTCCAGTTTCAAGAATTTTAATTTTTCCATCTCTAGTTCTAAGATCTGCTCTATCACTGAAATCATAATTCCATTCAGCACTACCATTTAAAAGCCACTTATCAGATATTTCACTATAATAACTTACACCTAAGTTACCACTTCCAACTCTATCATTATTATCTAAAATATCTCCATGCCCCTTAGTAGTATATTGATTCCAATTAACTCCAATATGTGGATATAGAATATTCTTCTCATTGATATCAAAAAAATACCCTGCCTCTGCTCCCAATGAATAGTTTTTACTTCTATATATTATATTAGATATATTGTTACTACTTAATATATTTTTCCCCTCATCATAACCAGCTTTTCCTATAAATAGAAAATCATTGTAGTTATAAGCTAGATAGGCATTAAGTCCATATGTTCTAACCTTTTGATCACTGTCATTGCTATCTTTATAATCAACTTTAGATTTTATATATCCAAGGCTCATACCAGTTATCATATTGGGATTTGATAGAAATGTACTATTAGTTCCAGTTAAAAATCCCTTTGTTTTACTAGAGTAATCTGTATTATAATTATCTCTATCATAGTTAGATTTCAGTTCTCCAATCCCCTCTATATATTGGCTACTACCACTATAACCTCTTCTATTTAATTTTTTAAATATTATGCTCTCTCTAAATTGCTCTGTTCCTCTATGTGTAATAATCTTGCTATTAATTTCAGCTAGATTATTTTGTAGATTATCTCTATTAGCCAATGTTGGTATAGAAATAGCTACTAAAGCAAGAACAGTTAAAATTCCTTTTTTCATCTCTCCTCCTAATTATCTTCTTTTCTTTCCAAAGATTCTTAATAGATATAGGAATAGATTGATAAAATCAAGGTAAAGATTTAAAGCTCCAATAATTCCTATTTTTTCAATAACTTCTCTATCTCCACCAGCAATATTATAAGCTAGACGTTTAATTCTATTTACATCATAAGCTATAAGAGCTGAGAATATAACTATACCTAATATAGTTCCAGCCCAATAAAGCATTGGTGCTTTTATAAAGAAGTTAATTAGTGACATTATAATAATAGAGATAAGTCCAGTCATCAAATATTTTCCATAGTGGCTTAAATCTTCTGAAGTAGTATATCCATATACTGCTATTACAACAAACATTACAAGAGCAACACCTAAAGTATATAGTATACTTATAGGATCAAATACAAATGCAAGGCTACTGAATAAAATACCATTCATAAGTGAATAGATAAAAAACATAAGTCTAGCTGTTCCAGATGACATCTTGTTTATACCTAAACTTAAGAAAAATACAAGTCCTAATTCAGCAAAAGTTATTATCTTAAAGTAAGGTACAATAGTGTAAAGTAAACTTTGATTAAAGAAAAATACATAAGCTGGAACTGCTGTTGTAATCAATATCCCAACTATCATATTAAGAAATACCTTTCTTAAAAAACCATTTGTTACCTCTGCACGATCTACAAAATTTCCATATTCATCTCTTTGTTCATTTAAATCATATTCATTCATAGTAATACCTCCTAAAGTATATAAAATTTAAAAGAACTTGAAATAAATTTTGTAAATATAATTACTAAAACTATATAATCTATCTACAAAAATTTATTTTTCAAATCCTTATAATTATAGACAAGTTTTAGTAAAGCTTAGATCTACTACCTTAATTCCATCTACTGCTGCACTCATTATTCCACCAGCATATCCTGCCCCTTCTCCTATAGGGAAAAACCCTCTAACATTTATAGACTCTCCTTTTATATCTCTAACTATCTTAACAGGAGCAGAGGTTCTAGTTTCTGGAGCAATTAGATTAACCCTATTAGAGATAAAGTAACTATTTTTACCCCAATTTTCAAAAGCAGCTTTCATATTATTAGTTATAAATTGAGGGAAAAGCTTATTTATATCATATGAGTTCATCTTCATATCATAACTACTTTCTATCTCTGATTTTGTCTCTCTATTACTCATAAAGTCCATTACATTTTGATATACTGCTCCATAGTTGTTTCCAATCTCAAAAGTTTTTCTTTCAAGCTTTTCTTGGAATTTCATACCAGAGAACAGCTCCTCACCAAATTCATTTTCCTTTATCCCTACAACAATAGCAGAGTTTGAAAATCTACCATCTCTTTGAGAATAACTCATACCATTTACCAATGTCCCACCAGTTTCAGATGCAGCATTTACAACTACACCCCCTGGGCACATACAGAAAGAAAATACTCCTCTATCCTCTTTTCTATTATTATATGTTACACTATATGTAGCAGCTCCTAATAGAGGATTTCCAGCAAATTTACCATATTGCATCTTATCAATATCCTCTCTAAGATGCTCAATTCTAACTCCAACAGCGAAAGGTTTATTTTCCATATGTACACCTTTTACCTGTAACATTCTATAAGTATCTCTTGAAGAGTGCCCTATAGCTAAAATTACAGAGTCCACTGAATAATATTCTCTCTCTTTTAAACCTCTAAGAATATCAATTCCTATAACTTTTCCATCTTTTATATGTAGATTTTCCATTTTACTATTAAAATAGAATTTTCCACCCATACTCTTTATTTTTTCTCTTAGATTTTTAACTACAACTTTTAATACATCAGTTCCTATATGTGGCTTATAATCCCACATAATATTTTCTTGAGCTCCACAAGCTACCAACTCTCTAAATACCTTATCTATATACTCACTTTTTATTCTAGTATTTAGTTTACCATCAGAGTATGTTCCTGCTCCCCCCTCACCAAATTGCACATTTGATTCTGAATTAAGAGCTTTCAGATCTGAGATATCAGAGGAGTTTATAAAGTTATTTGTTGTAATATCTCTCTTATCTACCTCTTCTCCCCTTTCAAATACTAATGGAATATATCCATATTCAGCTAATCTAAGAGCTGCAAAAAGTCCTGCTGGTCCTGCTCCTATAACAGCTACCTCTTTTTTATTAAAAAGTGGCTCACGTTTTGGAATCTCCTTTTCCTTTGCAATAGTTACATCTTTTAATTTAGATAGATCAATATCATTTTTTAAAACAACCTCTATTGAATAGATAAACTTAATATCATTTTTCTTTCTACTATCAATAGAACGTTTATTCCAAATGATTCTCTCTATATTCTCTTTTTTTATACCTCTTTTACCTATCTCTTTTATTAACTCTTTATCTTGATTTTTTTCTAAAGAGATAATTATATTATTTATATTTACTTTCATTACTCACCTCTTAACAGATTATAGCATAAAAAATAATCTCTATCAATTATCTCTATAATTAAGTTTATTTTTTATTTTAAATTTACTTGTTAATTTTTTAAATATTTTATCTAATAGGAGAAAAGGATAATAAAAAAGGTTATTACATGTAAAAAGTGTAATAACCTAATAATCATTATTTATCTAATTTTCCATATGCAACTAAAGGATCATCTTTAGGAATAGCTAAACTAATTGTTTGATATAAAATAATTCCATCAAATTCTGCTTTAAAAGTGTAAAGTTCATTACCAAAACAATCTTTAATCTCTCCTAAAATATCACCTTTTTTTATAAAATCTCCAGCTTTAAATTTAGGATACCAATATCCATCACAAGGAGATTCAAGATATTTAGCCTCTATTATCTCTTTTTGTTCTATTTTTTCTAAAGAATCATATTTTATAATCTCTAAATAAGATAAAAACTCTTTTAAACATTTTTTATATTTAATAAGATTTTCATTTTTTATATTTCCATTTCCTCCCAACTCTATAAGCAAAGCTGGAATTCCTTGGATAGCAGCTGAGTTATAAGCACCAGTACTTGCCTTTGATCTAACTCTTATAGGAAGAGAAATATTAGATGCAACTTCATGGGAAAAATCTATAATCTCCCTTTCTCCTATTCCTGGAGCATAAATAAAAGGCATAACCTCTTCAAATAGATCTCCACCATGAACATCAATAAAAAAATCTAATTGAGGATAAAGATATTTTGAAAAAGTAAAAGCTATCTTCTCAGATATAGTTCCATTTTCATCTCCAGGAAAAACTCTATTTAAATTTTTACTATCTTCTGGAACTATTCTTGAAACTCTTTTAAAAAAACCAGAATAATTTATTGTATGTAAAATTATTAAAATTCCATTTATATTTTCTGGAGTAAATTCATTTGCTAAATCAATAGCAGCTTGAATACTTGTATATTCACAATTATGGATCCCAGCAGATATACAAATAGTTTTTCCTTTATTCTTTCCATAAATAACAGTAACAGGAATATTATAGTTATCTATCTTCCAAAAACCAGAATACTTTTCTCCCACATTACAAGTAATATTTCCTAGTTTAAACATTCTTCCTCCTTTTTTTCTATCAAATGACATGCTACCTTATGATTTACCTCAATCTCTTTTAATAGTGGTTTCTCATTTTTACAAATTTCCATAGCATATTCACATCTATTTACAAAAGGACAACCTTTTGGAACATCTAGAGGGCTGGGAACATCTCCAGATAATAATTTTACCTTATTTTCAGAAAATGTATTTAAAGTAAATACTGCATTTAAAAGAGCTTTTGTATATGGATGAAATGCTATATCTTGCATTTTATCTGAATCCATCACTTCAACAACATTCCCTAAATACATAACAGCAATCTCTTGAGAGAAAGACTTAACTAACATTAAATCATGGCAAATAAATAGAATACTTAAATTCTTTTCCTTTTGAAGTTTTCTTAAAAGTTTTATAATACTACTTTGAACAGAAACATCTAAGGCAGATGTAGCTTCATCACAAATTAATATTTCTGGTTCTAAAGATATTGCTCTAGCTATTCCTATTCTTTGAAGTTGTCCTCCACTTAAATTATGCGGATATAATTCTAAATATTCTTCAGATAGTTCAACCATATTTAATAGTTCTTTAGCTTTTTCATATTTTAATTTTTTATCTAACAACCCATAGTTTAGAAGTGGCTCTGTTAAAATATCTATTATTTTCATTTTAGGATTAAAGGCAGACATTGCATCTTGAAATATCATTTGAATATTTTTTCTATTTAACCATATCTCATGTTTGTTAAATTTAGATATATCTTGATTTTTATAAACAATACTTCCAGATGTAATATTTTCAAGGTGCATAATCATTCTTACAAAAGTTGATTTTCCACATCCACTCTCTCCTACAATACCGAAACATTTTCCTTTTTTCAAATCTATATTAACTTTGTCACAAGCTGTTAAAGATCTATTATTTGGAGTTTTAAATATTTTAGTTACATCTTTAGCTTGTAAAATTATATCTTTATTATTAGATTCCATATTTTTCTTCAACTCCTGGAACAGAATTTAACAGTATTTTTGTATAATCGCTTTTAGGTGAGTTTATAATCTCTTGAGGTGTTCCCTGTTCTAAAACATCTCCTTTTTTCATCACTATAATTCTATCTGACATATAAGCAGCAACTCCTAAATTATGTGTCACTATAAGAATAGTTGTACCATAGTTTTTTCTTAAATTCAAAAGTTCCTCTACTATTTGAGCTTGAGTAGTTACATCAAGGGCACTAGTAGGCTCATCAGCTAAAAGAACTTTAGGATTAAAGGTCATAGCTATTGCAATTCCCACTCTCTGACACATTCCCCCACTTAATTGGTGGGGATAGCTGTTCATTACATTTTCAGGAGTTGGAAGATTCATCTTTTTTAACATTAATATAGCTTTTTCCTTAGCTTCTTCTTTTGATAAATTTGAATGTTCTTGGATATACTCAATAAATTGAACACCTATTTTTCTAATTGGATTTAATGTATTTCTACTATCTTGAAAGATCATAGTTATATCTTTTCCATGTTTATTTTTTAAATTAGAATTATTTAAGATCTCTTCATTTTCAAAAAGAATACTTCCACTTAAAATTTTACTATTTTTATTTAAAGCTCCAATAATACTTTTTATTACAGTAGTTTTTCCACTTCCACTCTCTCCGACTATTCCTATTATTTCACCTTTTTTTACTGAAAGATTAAAGTTATTTACTACTGGTACTTTATTGCCATATTGAATAGTTAAATTAGTAATATTTAACATAAATTTATCTCCTATTTTATATTTGTTTTATTTGTTATCCAATAGTAATCAGTTGGAAACATAACTGCATTTTCTATATTTTTAGTTGTTATTAAATATGTAGTTTCATATCCAAAGAATATAGTAGGGATATCATTCATTATTAATTGTTGAATCTCTATCATCATATCTTTTCTTTTTTCTTCATCAAATTCAGAGGCAAGCTTATCTAATAATTCATCAACTTTTTCATTTTTATATCCTGTTTGGTTAGTAGCTGATTTGCTATACCAGTTTTCACGTAGATATTTTTCAGGATCTCCAGTATTAGCTACAAGAACATTCCAAATAAGAAGATCAAATTTTCCTGAATCTCTTAAATCCAATAGTGTTTCATAACTAACAGTATTTATTTTCACATTGATTCCAACTTCTTTAAGGCTTATTTGAGCAGCTTGAGCATAGATTTTTAACTCTTCTCTACTTGTATATATTACAAAATTTAACTCTAATTTTTTTCCATCATTAAAACCAATGATGAAAGAGTTAATTTTAATGTTGTAATAAAGCTACTAAATAATTTTGTTGCAACAGGTACTTTCATTGAATAAGAGTAACCTAAATCGCCTTTGCAAAATTTTAACAGCCAATTTCCATATTGAATTAAAAAAGGTTTGTCTAATCCTAATTCAGCTCTAGTTTTTGCTAACAATTCTGGAGTTGGAATATTTCCACACTCAGTGAGCATTATTTCAGCTGGATCTCCAGGAGAAAGATAGATAAGACTAAAAGTAAAAAAACTTATTCCAAATAACACAATCAGTATTTGGAGCATCCTGTTGAGAAACTGACTTTTCATAAAACTTTCCTCAAAATCTTTATACTTTAGATTTTGATAAAAATTTCTTTCTCAACACTATTTAGCAAAGAGCATAAAAAAATACACCCTTAACCTTAAGATAAGATTTTAGGTGTAATTTTCTTAAAATATATCCCCTTTTCTTTTTAAAATCAATCCACAAAGGAAAGTCATAAAATCAGAGAAAGGAAAAGCTAACCAAACTCCATTTTCTCCCAATAGAGGTGGCAAAATCAAAAGACCTAATATAACAAAAACTGTACTTCTTAAAACTGAAAGTATATTAGCTGCCTTTGCTTTATCTTTTGACTGTAAAAATGATATATCAACAAAGTTTGCTCCAACAAAGATTATAGCACATGAATATAAACTCAATCCATGCCATGCCATTTTAACAAGTTCTCCATCTTCACTAAACAGCTTAATAACACTATCTCCAAAGAAGTTTACCCATATTAATATGATAATAGCTATAACAAAGGCTACTATATGCCCAATCTTGTAAGTTTCCTTAACCCTATCAAATTTTTGTTCTCCATAGTTGTAACTTACTATTGGTTGAATACCTTGTCCAAGCCCATTGTATAACATTCTAAATATATAGAACACATAGCCAGCAATACAGAAAGCTGAAACTCCCATCTCTCCACTATATTTCATAAATGAGATATTAAATAGTATTGTGATCAATGCCACAGCAAACTCCATAATAAATGATGGAAATCCTATGCTCCATATCTTTTTCAAAGTTTCAAATTTTATTCTATTTTCAAAATAGAATTTAAATCTTGAACCAGGTTTTAAAAAGTAGTGTATTAAAAATAGCATAG is part of the Fusobacterium varium genome and harbors:
- a CDS encoding FAD-dependent oxidoreductase translates to MKVNINNIIISLEKNQDKELIKEIGKRGIKKENIERIIWNKRSIDSRKKNDIKFIYSIEVVLKNDIDLSKLKDVTIAKEKEIPKREPLFNKKEVAVIGAGPAGLFAALRLAEYGYIPLVFERGEEVDKRDITTNNFINSSDISDLKALNSESNVQFGEGGAGTYSDGKLNTRIKSEYIDKVFRELVACGAQENIMWDYKPHIGTDVLKVVVKNLREKIKSMGGKFYFNSKMENLHIKDGKVIGIDILRGLKEREYYSVDSVILAIGHSSRDTYRMLQVKGVHMENKPFAVGVRIEHLREDIDKMQYGKFAGNPLLGAATYSVTYNNRKEDRGVFSFCMCPGGVVVNAASETGGTLVNGMSYSQRDGRFSNSAIVVGIKENEFGEELFSGMKFQEKLERKTFEIGNNYGAVYQNVMDFMSNRETKSEIESSYDMKMNSYDINKLFPQFITNNMKAAFENWGKNSYFISNRVNLIAPETRTSAPVKIVRDIKGESINVRGFFPIGEGAGYAGGIMSAAVDGIKVVDLSFTKTCL
- a CDS encoding Bax inhibitor-1/YccA family protein; protein product: MNEYDLNEQRDEYGNFVDRAEVTNGFLRKVFLNMIVGILITTAVPAYVFFFNQSLLYTIVPYFKIITFAELGLVFFLSLGINKMSSGTARLMFFIYSLMNGILFSSLAFVFDPISILYTLGVALVMFVVIAVYGYTTSEDLSHYGKYLMTGLISIIIMSLINFFIKAPMLYWAGTILGIVIFSALIAYDVNRIKRLAYNIAGGDREVIEKIGIIGALNLYLDFINLFLYLLRIFGKKRR
- a CDS encoding ABC transporter ATP-binding protein produces the protein MESNNKDIILQAKDVTKIFKTPNNRSLTACDKVNIDLKKGKCFGIVGESGCGKSTFVRMIMHLENITSGSIVYKNQDISKFNKHEIWLNRKNIQMIFQDAMSAFNPKMKIIDILTEPLLNYGLLDKKLKYEKAKELLNMVELSEEYLELYPHNLSGGQLQRIGIARAISLEPEILICDEATSALDVSVQSSIIKLLRKLQKEKNLSILFICHDLMLVKSFSQEIAVMYLGNVVEVMDSDKMQDIAFHPYTKALLNAVFTLNTFSENKVKLLSGDVPSPLDVPKGCPFVNRCEYAMEICKNEKPLLKEIEVNHKVACHLIEKKEEECLN
- a CDS encoding MATE family efflux transporter, which gives rise to MAKSISLGKDSITKLFLNFSIPAVTGMIVTALYAIVDGVFVGRGVGAEGLAALNLGYPIINFGAALSLMFGIGGATLISLNPKDKEHCNRCFSYIIILNVTAYLLILLAVLVFNEKIIYLMGANDNLMPIVKKYMYPCTFALGFLMISNSLNAVVRNDKSPTYAFLSMVIGAITNIFLDWLFIMKFEWGIFGAAVATGIGQFASMLFLIHYFLKPGSRFKFYFENRIKFETLKKIWSIGFPSFIMEFAVALITILFNISFMKYSGEMGVSAFCIAGYVFYIFRMLYNGLGQGIQPIVSYNYGEQKFDRVKETYKIGHIVAFVIAIIILIWVNFFGDSVIKLFSEDGELVKMAWHGLSLYSCAIIFVGANFVDISFLQSKDKAKAANILSVLRSTVFVILGLLILPPLLGENGVWLAFPFSDFMTFLCGLILKRKGDIF
- a CDS encoding autotransporter outer membrane beta-barrel domain-containing protein translates to MKKGILTVLALVAISIPTLANRDNLQNNLAEINSKIITHRGTEQFRESIIFKKLNRRGYSGSSQYIEGIGELKSNYDRDNYNTDYSSKTKGFLTGTNSTFLSNPNMITGMSLGYIKSKVDYKDSNDSDQKVRTYGLNAYLAYNYNDFLFIGKAGYDEGKNILSSNNISNIIYRSKNYSLGAEAGYFFDINEKNILYPHIGVNWNQYTTKGHGDILDNNDRVGSGNLGVSYYSEISDKWLLNGSAEWNYDFSDRADLRTRDGKIKILETGRDTGVLSAGIGYYLQEDFLVNLRYLAFVNKNYYYDMVMLGFTHNF
- a CDS encoding ABC transporter ATP-binding protein, whose product is MLNITNLTIQYGNKVPVVNNFNLSVKKGEIIGIVGESGSGKTTVIKSIIGALNKNSKILSGSILFENEEILNNSNLKNKHGKDITMIFQDSRNTLNPIRKIGVQFIEYIQEHSNLSKEEAKEKAILMLKKMNLPTPENVMNSYPHQLSGGMCQRVGIAIAMTFNPKVLLADEPTSALDVTTQAQIVEELLNLRKNYGTTILIVTHNLGVAAYMSDRIIVMKKGDVLEQGTPQEIINSPKSDYTKILLNSVPGVEEKYGI
- a CDS encoding succinylglutamate desuccinylase/aspartoacylase family protein, translating into MFKLGNITCNVGEKYSGFWKIDNYNIPVTVIYGKNKGKTICISAGIHNCEYTSIQAAIDLANEFTPENINGILIILHTINYSGFFKRVSRIVPEDSKNLNRVFPGDENGTISEKIAFTFSKYLYPQLDFFIDVHGGDLFEEVMPFIYAPGIGEREIIDFSHEVASNISLPIRVRSKASTGAYNSAAIQGIPALLIELGGNGNIKNENLIKYKKCLKEFLSYLEIIKYDSLEKIEQKEIIEAKYLESPCDGYWYPKFKAGDFIKKGDILGEIKDCFGNELYTFKAEFDGIILYQTISLAIPKDDPLVAYGKLDK